The DNA region TGTAAATGGATTAAGCGTACTCGAAAACCTTTTTGTTACACGGCGGGGGCTTCGTTTAAAGCAGTCGAACTTCTTTATGACAAATTTAGTTAATGCCGAAAGTGAGTGTTCTAGTCCATTTGTCAAGAAGGTTGCTCTAATTCCTGGTTTTGTTGTTCCAGACAACCATCCTGAAGCTGTACTTTTAGTAACCTCGACAGAAGTAAATAATAGAACAATGGAAACTCTTGAACGCAGGCTCAAACAGGCGTTAGTCTCCCCAAAAGATAATATTTCAATTCTGACTTGGCGAAAAGAGCGGCCAGATACTTGGGCAGTACACCATAATGCTCAGTGGGCTCCATTATTATTTAATTATTATCTACGGAAGCGTCCGCGACATATTTTTAATCCGAATCGAATCTATTCGGATAATTTCTATGGGCTTACCCCTCTTTCTAACATCCCGACTCAGGCGTGGTTGGCAGCACTTAATTCAACGGTAAGTTCAATTGGTATTCTTGAACAGGCAAGAAATCAAGGAGCTGGACTGGCTAAGCTCCAATTGTTTGAATACAGAGCTGCATCTATTATTGACTTGACTATTTGGCCACAAAAGGACATTGAAAAACTCACTTTTTTGGGGCAGTTATTGATCGATGGTCGAGAAGATGTTACCGAACTCCTTTCTAGAATCGACGAATTGGTAGCAAATGTTCTTGCTGATGATCGGCTAAAGCCTCATTCAATAAACGAGATACTTTTAGAAGTTGAGTTGAATGCTCGGCGACCAAAAAAATAAGGAATTATTATGCCTTGGCTTAATTATAACAATGATGAGGTTCGACAGTTTCACCCAGCATTTCAATATGTTGCTGATGATGTGCTATTAAGTATGGGGATCTCTGCTCAATATCATTGGGAGCATCATCCAAGTTCTGATGGAGTCCAAGTTATCCCAGACTTTGTTTTAGTGGAAAGTGCTACAAACAGATGGGTTTTGGTAGTCGAAATTAAGCGGACTAAAGCAGCAGTTTTTTCGGAACGAAATCAAATTCAAGCAAAAGGGTATGCAGAAGCAAACCGATTACTTTATTCTCTAGGAAAGCCAGGATACTTCTGTGTTACAAATATGGAAGTGACCTTGTTGTTTGCACTAAACGGAAGCAATCCCCCAAAAGATTGTCGAATCCTTGGTATGACATTTGATTCTGGAAGCTTTGTTCCTGGGAGCTGTGCTGCGCATCAAAAACAGTTTGCTAATCATCTTAGTCAGCTCATTTCCCATGTGATAAATACACATGTACCTGTGTTCGAATTAGTGTGGCCAAGAATTGTTCGTTCAATGATCAGCTATTCTGAAGAACTGCCATATGATTTGGAAATTAACCTGAGTGGGGGAAAGGTTCCCCATGTTGTGGCCAATTATTTCTCTGGAGAACCATCTGAGGCCCCTCGTAGAGAGCTTCTATTGAGATGTTTAGCAATTGAATATTTCAAGGGAGTACTTGAGAAATTTCGTCACCCCTTAGCAAATCAGGTCCCGTCTCTAAGGGGCAGCGTAAGCCAAGTTGGAAATGCAATTGATGAATTACACCGTATAGACTTTGCTGGTGTATTTGAATCTGAAGCTGCCTCCCTATATCGAAAATTAGAGCGAAAAAATGATTATAAGTCTACTATTGAACTATTTATTAATGAAATAAGAACAGAGCGCATAAGTAGATTGGCAGCTACTCGGGCTGATATTCTTGAATTTCCAGATATCCTTATATCTGAGTCTTATACTTTAACAGTTCAGGATGCACGAGGTAAGGCTCAAACGGATCCTGATTTATCCGCACTTCTTGCTGCACTTGTGATTAGTGATGCTAATAAGACAGTATTTGACCCCGGTTGTGGTGATGGCAGCCTTCTTTCTGCTGCTTATGATTTATTGAGAGCATTTGGTTTAAGTCATGCTGAAACTCTTTCCCGGATTCATGGAATTGATGCTGATGCACTTGCAACGAAAATTGCAGCGATTAGATTAGTATTGAAAGAACCTCATGTTCTTTCATGTCAAGACCCTTGTAATATTTCTGCCGGTGATATGTTTTCATCTGCCAAGGAATTTAATGGGGTTGATGTTGTACTCATGAATCCTCCATTCAAGAGATATGAGGCACAGGATGAAGCCCCAATTCCTCAGGATCTCAGAAAACATTTCTATAGTTGTATTGATGCTTTGGGAAGCATTACAGAAACGGCTGCTGGTCAAGCAAATATATATAATTTATATGTCGAGTTTGTTATTAAAGCGAGTGATGAAGGCACTATTTTCGGTATAATTTTAGACAATCGTTGGTATCACAATAGTATTTCAATACCGCTCCGTGCTTTGATTTTACGTGAATGTACTATCTTGGCATTAGTCGAATATCCGCACAAAAACTATTTTACTGCTTGGACAATTGCTACTTCAATTTTAGTTGTTAGGAAAGGGACAGCTCCTGCTGGGCATGATGTTCAATTTTTACGCAGTTTTGATCCAATCCGTGCTGATTTTATGGCTGTAGGAGCTGCGCTTCGTGGTCAATGTGCTTACCCATCTGATTGGAATGTACAATATGTAAGTCAGCAAAAATTAGAAGCTAAATCTAGCTGGAAAGCATATTTTTCCCCTGATTTACAGCAGGAATATAGATCTTCAGATTGGCCTAATCTTGAGCAGTTATTCGCTAGTAACAGACGTGGTAGTTTGGCAAAAGAAGGTGGAGGGATCGCTGTATACGAATTTCCCTTTAATCGTACAAATTATGGACCCCGCCGTTCCAGCAATCCAAATCGTAAAAGATACGAAACTACAAAGGGAACTCCTCTAACAAAATCGGAACAAGTGCAATTAAGACATTCAGCCTCACAAATACCTCAGCAATATCGTGGATATGCTATACAAAACTCTGATCATTTATCAGGTTATCGCTTAACTATCAAGGATGTAACACTTGATGAGACTTTAGAAGCACCTTTTCAGCGTCAGCCTGCCATCCAAGCTAGCTATCGAGGTGATGGGCGACGTGTATGGGATGCTGACCTCGATTCTGCGTTGGCGGAGTTAAAAGCAAATGTTAGTGTTGCTCAATATATACACGACATTGAACAGGTTGTGGGGCTGGATGAAACGGTACTACCTTCGAACTTGCTTTGGAATGCATTACGTGAGCCATTTGCTGGGGAGCTAATTGTTCCGAGAAAACTGCGCAAGGGGCACCGTGTGCATATTAACCCTTTTCCTTTCATGCAACACGAGCGTCAGGTCAGGCTTTCAAGTAATTTTTTGTCATATGGTGATTGCCAAGCAACAGATATCACAACAGGGTTGACTCGTGAAATTGCTGTTGAGTTAATTGCGGCTTTTTTGATGTCTAGTTTTGGTTGGTTGCAATGTGAAATTGTATCAGTTAATAGGGAAGGGGTTCGTTCATTGGAGCAATCGCATGTACGAAATATTAAAATATTTGATCCACGATGGGTCCGTTCGCCAAATCGAATTGCGATTATAGAAGCAGCTCACTCTCTTCAATATCCGCTGCGTACGGATTGTTCTCCATTTTCTCAGCCTGATTTGCAGGCACTTGATAAATTATTTGCGGAGGAAATAGTGTCCCGTAAACCGGCATTACAGAAAAATGCTTTGCTTCAGGAAACTTGGCAAGCTTTATCCGAGTGGCTAGAGGCACGTAACCCTTGAAAAACAAACGTCTTACAGTTGCTTCACTTTTTTGTGGAATTGGTGGGCTTGATCTGGGCTTTGAGTGGGCTGGATATGAAATAATATGGGCAAACGATATTGCGAAGGCAGCTATTGACTCTTACCCTCACAATTTTAATCGTGTTGCCCTACTAGGAGATATAAATGAATTATCTATTAATACAATACCGGACACAGATATAATTATTGGGGGGCCACCTTGCCAATCATTCTCTTTGGTTGGTCAAAGAAGACCTGATGATCAGCGTGGGCAACTAGTTTATCGTTATGTGGAAATAATCCGAGCAAAAAAACCGCGTGCATTTGTTATGGAAAATGTACCTGGAATGGCTGCATCTAATATTAATGGGAAAAGGCTTCCTGACATTCTTGTTGAAGAATTTATGTCGCTGGGATACACAGTCTCAGTGATGAAACTTGATGCATCTAACTATCTTGTACCTCAAAAGCGACGCAGAATTTTCTTGGTGGGGGTACTTGATGCTAATTTTGTAATGCCAACTCCCAGCGAATTTGCAAAAAAATGCTATGGAATTGATATTTCAAATTATGATAATGGTGCAGCAGCAGCAATAGGCGACTTAGGCGATCCTGTTCCTAAAGGAGAGCTTGCTAACTATCAGGATGGGATTCCTTCTGAATTTTCTAAAATAATGCGAAATTCAGGGTTGCAGCAGGTTTCTCTTCATGAAAATCCTCGTATGTCGGATACTGATATGCGGCTATTAAGCTTTATTCCTCCGGGGGGGAATTACCAAAATGTTCCGGATGAGTATGCAACAGGTAGAATTCTTAATTTTAAGAAGAGTGGAGGGCGTACCACAACATATGCCCGACTTCACCCTGAAAAACCTTCTTATACTGTTAATACGTACTTTCGGAGACCCAATGTTGGCTCGAATTTTCATTATGAACATAACCGCCTAATAACAGCAAGGGAAGCCATGCGCTTTCAATCTATTCCAGATCATTTTGTTGCTGTGTATAGTTCGCAAGATGCACGAAATGCTCTAATTGGCAATGCCGTTCCCCCATTATTGGCGCACGCCGTTGCTTGGGGGCTGAAAAATACTCTTGAGGATATGCCTTCTAGGTGAATATATGGAAGTAACAATATTTCTTATATTGTGTAAAAAAATTGAAATTACTCCTTAAATTGTAAGCATTTGGAGAGTTCTATCTGCCAAGGCCTTTTTATAAAAGGCCTTACAATTATCTCGGCCATAATCGAAGTTCTCTGAACAGCTCTGCTGATCTGCTCCCGGTTGATTATCAGATTCCAATGTTAGTCCTGGACCCTGGTTGTTATGACAATCGCGAACTTCCGCTGTTCGCTCATTGCGGACTTCACCATGCTGACATGTCTACCCTGTGCCCGATCAATGACTTAAAGAGAGCGGTATAAGGTCAACTACTACGTTGTTTCTCTAATCGAATATAAGCGCCATCTAATGTTGTCTTATTGCCCCAGCCAAGTTGCATGTAAAATTTAGCCGCACGGCTGTTTTTATCGGTTTCCAGCCAGGCAACTTTATGATGTTTGAACAACTCCTGTTCCGCAATCTCTGTAAGTCTGCGACCAATACCTCTGCCTTCATAGGCAGGAAGGACAAAAAGACCAAAAAGAGAGCCTTTCTCCCTTAAAATCATAGAAAAACCCACGACTTCGTCATCATCTGTCGCAACCCATGCGCAGTGGCCCTCTTCGATCATATTGCTCACCGTACTTTCGGTGATACCCATCTCCTGCATCTCTTCACGACTCAGGTGATTTTCGGCAACCGAGGTTCTGACAGTAAAAATACTCTCAACATCAGACAATTGAGCTGGTCTTATGTGGATATCCATTAGTATTACTCCATGCATAGAAAAGATAAATTTTGAGAATGATACAATCTTATCCTTTACGTAAGCATGGAACCTTGAGCAAACTCGCTACTGCACACCATGTCTGCTTTTCGCTCATAGCGGACCTTAAAGCACCAATAATTTCTGTAGATTTTCCATTCCACATAAATGCGTATAACGCATAATTAGAGCTAAAGGCATGAATTTTAACTGGGAAATTTTCGTTTTTGATTTTAAACCAGGGTTCGCCCATACGGACATGTTTTTTACTTTCGGCACTACGTGCGATGACGCAACCATCATTATATCTGAGGGTCGCTAACAGTTACTTATATGTAATGATATGATTTTAATCGGTATTGGATTACTAACTTTTTCTATGTCTTAAGTTTCGGAGGGTTAATCCAATCCGCAACTTATAGAACGAATCCGATGAGAAGCATCTTCAAATAGGTAGGTGATCAGTCGCCTTCCGTTATGTGCCAAAGGCGAACGTTGATAAAACCAGTCTGTACATACTAATAGGGGCTAGGCGGGGTAATTGCGGGTAATACCGCTACATTTTTAAGAGTTCCTCCTGGATATTGGTTAAATATGAGGATTGCTACTCAGAAACATGACAGTGGGGAATCTGTTGGCCATCAATGAAAAGCCGCTAGAGACTCCCCCCTAGCGGCTCTAAGCATGAGCGGTTAACCTATTCATACCAGACGGAGCGAGGCCCTGGATAATGAGGTTCCGCTATTGCCGCCGCTGATAGCCGCCACACCGTAAAGCAGACTGCTCAGTTCATCAAGAGGCACGTTAAGCTCATCACTCAGCTGAGTCAGATGAACGCCGCTACCCGCAAGAGCGGCCATCATTTTTTCTATAATGAGTGACCTCTCACGCTCAATTCCTCCCGGCTCACCGGTTCGGAACCCCTTTGCGGTTGCATCGCGCATCAGACTGTTATACTGCCATTCCGTCAGCATGTTCAGATTGCGCATTCTGACAATCAGAGCCATTGCCGAGACTTTCCAAAGCGATTTCAGCTGAACGATTTTGTCGAACGTTGGAAACGACATTTTAACGGCCATCACGTTTTCCAGGGGCATCAGAAATGCTGACGCAAAAGCATCCGCTTCACGCTCAGCATCCTGTCCTTTGACATCAGCGTGACGGTGAAGCACCAGGTGAGCCAACTCATGTGCCGCATCGAAGCGGCTGCGTTCACCTGACTTGCGCGTGTTGAGGAAAATGTAAGGGACATCATCTTTCCAGAAAGAAAATGCATCGATACTCGCCGTTTCCTCCGAGAGCCAGAACACCTTAACGCCGTGCTTCTCCAGAAGATGAACAACGTTGGTTATACTCTTCTTACCAATACCCCAAGCTTCTCGCACCGCCTGTGCGGCGACCTCAGGTTCACTTCCACGGAGATTCGGCAGTTCAGGCTGCGGCAGCGTGAAGCGGGTGCTGAAATATTCGCTCAGCATAACCCCCAGCGCACCAGCTCCAATTGCTGCATGCTGGTCGGCGGCTTTTGTCGAGCGCAAAGAACGGAATGAAACCGTTAGTGGATCGATTGCTTCAACATCATCCCCGAAGAAAAAGGACTCTGGATACTTCAGGGCGCTAGCGTATAACTGGACCGTCTCTGGCGTGGGTTCATACAGGCAATAGTCTTTTTCGTACTCGATTACAATACGGCTGGATAGCCCCATTTTCTCTGCCAGTTCTTTCAAGGTCAGCTTGCGTCTGATCCGTGCCAGCTTAAGCCGGGACGGATTAAAAAGACGTTTGCCATCATCGACAGGTTTACTCATTTGCTTTCAACGGAAATTGATATGTCACCATCGAAATCCTCTTCAGGGAAAATATCCGTGCCTTCAAACGGCAGAGGACTCAAAATAATGCGCTCACTCCAGGCGCTTACACGGGCAAATCCGTCCTGATTGACCATTCCTACCGGGTAGGACACTTCGCAGCGAACCTCTTTGCTAGCCGCATCATAATAATACAGGACAATATAAGTGCGAGTGCTGTCTATCGGCGTGATTTCAGATTTACCTGCATACAACGCATCCGTCTGAAACATATCGACTGTGCCAGGATTATTATGAACAATCGAACGCGTTGCTTCACCTTTGGCATTTTTGGTTTTCGGTAATCCATCAGGGCGTCCGGTGTGCCTGTCACCCGAGGTTATAATCAAGTTAACCCCTTTCGCTGAGTTAACGACCATTTCCATTCGTTTTACCACTTCAGGAGACCAGCCATTACCCTTTCCAATCAGTACACGGCGGGTCGCGGCAACCATTTCGCTCCAGAAACGGAACCCTGCATCAACTGCGGGGTGAAGCTTGCTAGATTTGCGGCGCTCGTACAAAGCAGACGTCAGAGCGGTATGGATATCGTTTTCCGAAAAACCCAGTCCATCAAGTACAACATCTGAATCAGCTTCGGTATGCAGGATACAATAAGGCATGGTCATGAGGGTGTCTCCATTAGTTCACTTCATGATTTCAACATAATTGTTATGACAAAATCAAGAAGTGGCCACCGAAAAGTTATCACAAACCCTCACTTATTTCCTCACACCCCATCCCCAGTTGTTCCTCACTTTTTAGGCTATAGAAAAAGACCACTACATTTCTTAAAGTTGAATAGAACTGCGTCCTTTATCCATATAGTTAAAGAAGTGGAGAAACAGTCATTCCCTGAGGGAATGAACTGTTCATATCTCAATAAAATATCAAGATGCTTGTAAGGTATTAATCAGTAGTTGGAACTATCATGAACTTTCGCTCCTCGCTCAGGCTGTGTGAAAACTCTTATTGCTGACAGAAGGTCACGCGTTTGGACGGTTTCTTAGAAAATTCGCATTGAAAGATGATGCAGATTTAACCTAAAAGGGCAGGCGTCAGCGTCTTTTGTGTTCACGTCTCAAGCTTATGGCGTTTTCACACAGCCTACGCCCATAGCAGACCTGTCAAATCCTTAGACAGACTAAATTGAACAGCACGAAACTAACTAACGTTTCTAATCACTCAGATCGTTATTACTCAGAACAACCACTGCCTGGTTGCGCAAATCAGGTCTGAAGACTTTTTCACAGCTCGCATAGAAGCTATTGACGTCCACTATGGCGAACATCACTCACCCCGGGTTTTATGAATAAACGAGGTGACCACGCCGAAAATCTGGAGCGTTTCCGGATCGGGGTATATAGGGGAGAAGGAAGGATTCATGGGCTGGAGCGTCAGCCTGGGGCGGAGCAGCAGGCGTTTTACGGTAAATTCACCTTCAATCTCAGCAATGACAATGTCGCCGTGCCGGGGAGATTCGGCCTTATCTACCACCATTAAGTCACCACTATTAAGGCCAATGTCCGTCATAGACTGGCCAGAGGCGCGTACAAAAAAAGTCGCTGCAGGGCGCATTACACAATATTCGTTGAGGTCTAACTCACGTTCAACATAATCCTGAGCAGGGCTGGGAAAACCAGCCTGACAGTTTTCGAGGAAAAGTGGTGCAGCTATCGAGATCGGGGATAGCGGGAATTTGTATAAAGTGAGCATGTCATGGCACCTCCTAATTTACTGTTTATACATACAGTATTATCTAGGGATTCCTGGGCAGTCAACCATACTCAGTTATCTCCGGTGTAACCCAATGAATATTATAAAAAAGTAACCGCAGCCAGACCAAATGTGTTAACAACGTTGAAATATTTAGTCCTTTACCGGTAATCAAGCATTTCAATACCCGAAAAAAAAGATAAAAAAAAGGCCGGTTACCCGGCCTCAGATGTTGAGAAATATGTCTTTCCTTCTGTTCAGTGTTCGTTAATGGGATCAGGTCACTTCACGCTGCTGCGTCAGCCCTGATGCCAGAGTGCGCACGCAGACGTGCTGACCATCCGTTCCAGTAATGCACCGGCGTCAGCAGCACCCGCCGCCGTTCGTCACACAGGGCATTCCCGATTACAACCTCCCCGGGTATGCCGCAGAGTGAAAGCTGGATATAGGCCATGCCCGCCGCCAGAGGATCGATATCGGTAACTGATACCCACATATGCCGGTGCGGAGAATAACCGGCCTGCCGGAGAGCGCAGGCAAATGCGAGCGTCATGGCTCCGGCACCGCACGCTGGCTCAGCAAAGGTGACAAACGGCTTGTCCCTGAACAGATCTTCAGGCCTGCCGAGTTGCAGTTGCGCCATCATCAGCGCCACGCTCCACGGGGTAAAGTACTGTTCTTTGTCTTTGTCACCCAGTTCAAGCAGCATGTAAATGCGCCCGAGAAAGTCACAGGTTTTTTCTTCCAGTCCGTTCACCACGTATGCCAGCAGTCTGGCCATCGATGAAACGTCCTCTTTTTTGTATTTGCCCACGATGGCCATGTATTTCTGTTCGCGCTTCTCACAGAAATGCAGGCCATTCTGAATGGCGATCACGCTGCAGCTGATGAAGTCTGTAAACACCTGGAGACGCCGGGTGCCACGGGCGATGGAGTTAAAGAGTGAGATAAATTCTTTCTCGTTGTCGATGCGGACGCTCATGCGTGTTTTCCTGAAAAAAAAGGGAACACGCCCCGTAAGGGAAACGATATTCCCCCTTCGGGTGAAAAAAAGCGGCCACAGCAGATGCTGTGGCCATTGTCTGACAGACTTGTGATTAGGATCTGTCGGTAGTTAACCACGAACGCCGGCGTAGTGCGCAACGGCAGTGGCGGCTGGCGCAGCTGCTTCAGCACTGAACTGATACAGCCTTGCCCCTTCACTCACCTGATACTGCACGTCCTCCTCCGGATAAGGGCCGCTGTCGACGTGGTCACCGCTGTCAAAACAGTGATAACCCGACGTGCCGGCATCCGGAGAGATCCAGTAGTGACGGATTTCACAGTCAAACTTCTGCGACATCTGCCCCATGATTTCCGCCGACGGCGGATACCAGGGAGAGGAGAACGTCAGCTTCAGCGAACCGATATCGTCACGGCTACACTCCGACCGATGCCCCGCAGGAAACTCCGTCCCGTAAAGCTGGATATAGAGTTCTGACGTGGTGTTAAGACCACAGAAAAGGCCACTTTCCCCGTTAATCTCGGTGGCCAGACGTGACGGCATCACCATCAGCATGTCGCACGGACAGGTGGTGTCCGGCATTATACTGAGCCACTCCCAGCGCTCCTGCGGGTCAAACTGACCGCCCGTTGAGGCGACGCCAAACCAGTCGGCGTAATGGACAGCCATAAGCCGGGTGATGGTCTGGCGTGCAGCAAACGGGATTGCCTCCCATTTGATGTCACCGATGCCCGACTGGACCCAGATTCTGTCCATTCGCGAGAGGGTTGCGCCGTCAAGCCAGGCGTCCTTCTCAAGCAGCTCCAGGAAATGCTGAAATGCCTGGTTCGGTGATGTGCTGCCTCCCGTGCCTGATGAAACCAGCTCCGGATAAGCACGGTATTCCGTTGCCTTAACGGGTTTGAGTATGCCGGCACAGCCGGCGAGAAACAGCTTTATGGCCTGCCGTATGGCGTGGCGGTAAAGCGGCACTTCTGTGCCGGCAACCCAGGACTGCATGATATCGATGCAGACAGACTTGCCGGTAATTTCCAGACGGTTTTTGCACCATGAAAACATCGTTGTATTCCTCTTTTGCGTTTAAAAAAGAGGGCATCTCCCTGAGGAAGATGCCCTCAGGGGGATGATGGCGACTGACGTCGCCGGGGTTAATTACGCTGCTTCAATGCGGGTTTCACCCGGCGGATTTAGCAGATACTCCGACGCTTCCCGGGCAAGCCGGCAGGCACGGAAGAACGCTTTTTTGTCGTTACGCAAAACGCTGAGCCAGCCGTTCAGGTAGCTCTCGTGCTGCACCTCACCAAAAATGCCGAGATGCGCACAAAGAAACGCGCTGCCGGTTTCCGCTATCAGTTCCTCAAAGGCGTATACGGGATCACCGAACTCTCTTGATGAGGAGGTTATTCCCTCACGATCAAGGCGGCTGCGGTGGCCGGTCGCGTGCACCAGCTCATGCAGCAGCGTGGACCAGTAGTCTTCAGGTGAACGAAACTGTGAGGTTGCAGGCAACACAATTAGATCTGCCCCCGGGCTGTAATACGCCCGGTTCTGCCGGTGAGAAGAGCACTTCACCCCGGTTGCGTTGAGGATTTCCAGAACCTGTTGCTGCTGCTCACTTAAGAATCCCTCAGCGTCACTTTCAGGTTGCTTCACCGTGGGTGCATACACGTTATCGGGAAGCCCTTCACACTGCGCAACGTTGAACAGCTGCAGCGGCTTCATCATGGCCAGCTTTTCCATCACCGGCACGCCGTCCCTGAATACCGGACTGTCATTGCCGTCGCGGAGTTGCTTTTCGAACGGTTTGAAGATGATGGCCATCGCGCTCCGCTCGCCTTTTCTGACCTGTCCGCCGGCAGCCTTAGCCTGCTGATACGTCAGCCAGCGATCGGCTCCGTAACCTGCCTCATCTGCAGCCATCCACAGTAGCGGCACGTTGACGCCGCTGTAGTACCTGCCCGTGACGGCATTAACCGGCAAGCCGCCGCCGTAAACCTTCTGCGCCGATCGCCATGGCCGACGCCAGGGCGGCACACCGCTTTCCAGTGCGATGATGATTTTGTCGGTGACCTGCTGATAAAGGTCAGTCTGTTGTTCCGTTGTGGCCTTACGGCCGGCTGTTTTTTTCTTCATGAGATGCGTCTCTGAAAAACGGCGCATCTGTCCCGGTGGCGGACAATGCGCCACCGGGGAGTGGGAAAATCAGTAACGACGTACTGAACCGTCGAACATAATTGAGTCAATATCTGATTTGACGTTATATACGGCGCTGTCAAACCGCTTACGATCTTCAGGTTTAGCACGCTTAGAATCGAGGCGGATAACCCTGTCGAGAACCTTCAGTGCCTGCGAACGCCAGCTGAGACGTTCTGCGTTGCACACGCAGGCGCGAAGATGCAGGCGGGAC from Pantoea deleyi includes:
- a CDS encoding DUF1281 domain-containing protein — its product is MFSWCKNRLEITGKSVCIDIMQSWVAGTEVPLYRHAIRQAIKLFLAGCAGILKPVKATEYRAYPELVSSGTGGSTSPNQAFQHFLELLEKDAWLDGATLSRMDRIWVQSGIGDIKWEAIPFAARQTITRLMAVHYADWFGVASTGGQFDPQERWEWLSIMPDTTCPCDMLMVMPSRLATEINGESGLFCGLNTTSELYIQLYGTEFPAGHRSECSRDDIGSLKLTFSSPWYPPSAEIMGQMSQKFDCEIRHYWISPDAGTSGYHCFDSGDHVDSGPYPEEDVQYQVSEGARLYQFSAEAAAPAATAVAHYAGVRG
- a CDS encoding ArdC family protein, yielding MKKKTAGRKATTEQQTDLYQQVTDKIIIALESGVPPWRRPWRSAQKVYGGGLPVNAVTGRYYSGVNVPLLWMAADEAGYGADRWLTYQQAKAAGGQVRKGERSAMAIIFKPFEKQLRDGNDSPVFRDGVPVMEKLAMMKPLQLFNVAQCEGLPDNVYAPTVKQPESDAEGFLSEQQQQVLEILNATGVKCSSHRQNRAYYSPGADLIVLPATSQFRSPEDYWSTLLHELVHATGHRSRLDREGITSSSREFGDPVYAFEELIAETGSAFLCAHLGIFGEVQHESYLNGWLSVLRNDKKAFFRACRLAREASEYLLNPPGETRIEAA